From one Lycium ferocissimum isolate CSIRO_LF1 chromosome 7, AGI_CSIRO_Lferr_CH_V1, whole genome shotgun sequence genomic stretch:
- the LOC132065343 gene encoding proteasome subunit beta type-4 → MNVMESGPAKSSSLMSPESDIQHTQFPYVTGTSVVGIKYKDGILLAADMGGSYGSTIRYKSVERLKPVGKHSLLGASGEISDFQEIMKYLDELILYDNMWDDGNSLGPKEVHNYLTRVMYNRRNKFNPLWNSLVLGGVKNGQKYLGTVSMIGVHYEDNHVATGFGNHLARPILRDEWHENLSYEEGVKLLEKCMRVLLYRDRSAVNKLQIAKITEEGVTISQPYSLKTFWNFSAFQNPTVGAEGSW, encoded by the exons ATGAac GTGATGGAATCTGGTCCTGCTAAAAGTAGTAGCTTAATGAGCCCCGAATCTGATATTCAACATACACA GTTTCCATATGTGACTGGGACATCGGTAGTCGGCATCAAGTACAAGGATGGTATTCTCTTGGCCGCTGACATGGGAG GTTCCTATGGTTCAACGATACGTTACAAGAGTGTGGAGCGATTGAAGCCAGTGGGAAAGCACTCCCTTCTTGGTGCAAGTGGTGAAATTAGTGATTTTCAGGAGATAATGAAGTACCTTGATGAGCTTAT CTTGTATGACAACATGTGGGATGATGGAAACTCCTTGGGTCCCAAAGAAGTGCATAACTATCTGACACGTGTGATGTATAATCGTCGCAACAAGTTCAACCCTCTTTGGAACTCACTTGTGCTTGGTGGAGTGAAAAATGGACAAAAATATCTTGGAACG gttagTATGATTGGTGTGCATTACGAGGACAATCACGTGGCTACTGGATTTGGGAATCACCTTGCGAGGCCCATTCTCCGTGACGAATGGCATGAAAACTTGAGTTATGAAGAAGGTGTTAAGTTATTGGAGAAATGCATGCGTGTGCTTTTGTATCGAGACAGATCTGCAGTCAACAAGCTTCAG ATTGCAAAAATCACAGAAGAGGGTGTAACAATTTCTCAGCCATACTCATTGAAGACTTTCTGGAACTTCTCTGCTTTCCAGAATCCAACTGTTGGTGCTGAGGGTTCATGGTAA